Part of the Rissa tridactyla isolate bRisTri1 chromosome 3, bRisTri1.patW.cur.20221130, whole genome shotgun sequence genome, CTGTTGttccttaagaaaaaagaaggaatcaGCAGCTTGCTGGATGAACTATTTGTATGTCTATTAACTACATATTTGAAAAAAGTTTATATATTTTGCATGTTTGTTCTCTGAGTCTTTTTGGAAAGacgtactttttttctttctgagcaaaGACCACAACAGCAATTGCAGCATCTGCTATCCTTTCTCAACCATTGCAGTTGTGCCGCTAGCACAGAAAGGGGCATAATGAAATTTAGAAAAGCTAATGCAAGATCTATTTTGGTACTGATGGTAAAAGCCTCTGCCCAGATTAGATGGTACTAGGAAATAATAAGGCTTGAATGTGCTTTTTCCTGGAAACAGTCCCAAAGCTAGTGTTAAGTTTCAGGTATAAAAGCGTCTTGGCATTGTTGTCATTCAAACTTGGACTAACACCTGCAGTTTTAGCAAACTGGGAAAAGTAGGTTTTTATACAGCagcaaaaataagatttttatccATGTGTTGTTGAGAACTGCAGTCTGACCGTATCAGTAGCTGGACTAGACACCATGGGTTCAGCGAGCCCTCTCCAACAGTCACCATATTTGAGGCCTAGGAAAGACTAAGCCCAACTCATATTCTCctactcttcatttttttttttaatctcagaggGTTTCCTGAACCTGTTGTGGTTTGTCACTATTAATATTTAACACACGGGTTTAACTATTTTCAGGCAGATTTAAAATACAGAGATACCTGGTCCCTCTTAAGGCTCTGGAGAGTGCATCTTAGCTGCGGTTTATCGATTTGTCAGTATGACTGCACATCTCATCCTTGCACATAATGGAAATTACTTCAGAGCTTTAGATACTGGATCGTATTgtacaaataaatgcatttaaggAGGAGTCAGTCTCAATGATGTTTAATTATATGACTGCTAACGTTCTGGTTTAGTTATATCTGTATCTGTAATAGTCTTACCTTTCTTATTTGTGTTGCTGGCATGATCTAGCACAGCCTTTCTAAGTTTCTGAACATATCGTAGAACTCCTGCTAGTGGTATCCGTTGATCATTTTCATATGCCGTGATAAAAACTGAAGGGTAACactgagattaaaaaacaaaaccagttaaaTACTTGACGACTGATTTTTCTCATAAAGTGAGTAACAAATTCTTCTCCACTTTACTTGTTATGGTTTATCTAAAAGCACATCTATTACATAATTGCCTGCTCTTAAAAAAGCACTTTTATCACTATAACTGCAAAAAGTATTTTGGTATGAAAAATTACTTCATATTAGGGGATCATCTACTTGCAAAAGGTAATCAAAAGCATCCTCTACCCACTGGTAAAGGTCTGATACATGCTGATTATTACAAAAGAAGGGGAGTCataatcatggaatggttcacCCTAGAACAGTAGTTGTGGTTTAGTTTTGCAATCCTTCTACACGTAAGAAGTAGTTGGTTTTATATAGTTAGATTTTACTTAATGAACCTATGCAATACAGCTAACACACGTTGCGTCAAATAAAGATTTCCTCTGAGATGACAATGTCAAAGCTGTagctccttttccatttcattgtTTGCCTCTGAAAAGGTATTTAATCAGTGGAAAATACCTCCTTCCTCCTGTGACAAACTCTGCAAAACCCAGTAGAACAACAGAAACCCCCCACAAAAGGAGACAGTATTTTACATGTTGAGGTTTGTTATACGATAGAATAGGCTATTACTTCCTGGCAGTCCTAtaagaaaaacaggttttgaaatCTATTGATTATTTAAGAGAAGGTGTTAGGTTAATTTAGTAGTCACTTTTGACTCCACATACTGCTAAGATTATTACTGAAATAGTTTATATTTGTATTGATGATTCATTTTAACACAAAGAAGCAGCTAAGACAATTCCAAAATGTGGGAGTTTAAAGCACTGAAAAGgtaaaatagactttttttttttaaaaattccagttATCCTCTTCTTGTTTTCTTATAAAACTGCTACACTTTCCACACAGAAAGGATAGTTTTACCTGTGTCTTAATATTCTGGTATGGACAATAGCTTTTGATGTACTTCATACATTTTTCATCTGCTAATGGATTTCCCCATTCTTCCTGTTCTTCAATTGTCAGTGGGAGATGAGTTTTCATCATAGTATTTAGAACATCTACGAAAGGAGCCTTAGaagttgtttaaaagaaaaaaaaaaagttggcagaTAAGACACAGGACCTCAAACGCCTAGGTCAAGGTTTTCTCAAACAAATGAGGAAAGCAAATTCTGAACTGGAATGTTTCCAATTCTGAAACTAgtagaatgaaacagaaaatacagtttaatgTCACAATCCATAAAAGGTCTGCAGCAACTCACCTGTAAAACCATGGCTCTGATAAGTTCCGGATCAGCGTTGCAGAGGGCTCCTGCAAGAACTCCTCCAGCACTGGCAGCTGCTAGTGCTGTGTATTTTGGCTGAGAAAATCCTAATTCATGTAGCAGCGTGATGCAAGCCTTAAGGTCATGGAGACCTTTGAGTTTATTTTGCTGACATCCATCTTTGTGCCAGCTAAGGCCTAGCTCTCCTCCACCCCTGAAATTTAAAGCAATTCAAGTTGGAGTCTTTTTGGAAAACACTACACAGCAAAGCTTCAGATAATGAAAGGCCAACAGCAGCCACAGGATTGCAAAACCATAGTTTGCCTTCCCAATTaactcttcttttctctgttcttgtttTTACCCTCTATGGCTAAAATACAcaacatgcaaataaaaaaaatgcgTGCACGGGGACTGGTGAAAATCCTAACCGTGCCCTACTGTGCTTGTGTCCTGGAACTCACAGTAAAAGCACCACTTTAGGAAATGACACCGTCCTTGTAGGCAATACAAAATCAGACACGAATATTATCTTTTTATACAGGAAACTATTAACATATCTAAAACATTTTCAATACTTATATCACTAACActgcctgatctagtgggagatgtccctgcccatggcaggggggttggaactagatgatctttaaggtcccttccatttgggtccccaaccattctatgatttatgaaaAACTGTAAAATAGCATGTCTTAGCTCCACACTGAGCCTCTAAGGATTTGTCTTCTGCGTGGCTTAAATTTTGAGACTGTTAAaaagttgttttgggtttttttttctagtttgtggATTTCAAATACTACTTGAAATGTTATATTTTGTActacagaattttaaaacttatttattttcctttttccgcAGCTGCAATTTTGGTTCTAAGTCATCTGAAGTTTCCTTATTAATGTTTcaagtttaaaattaattaactgATTAGTCTGCCAGAATTCTTCATCTTTGGATGAAGAATCCATCTTCATCTAGGACTGACTTGCATCTTAAGATATTtagaggggtggggaggaaaaacaGCACAATGTTTGCCACTAAATATAGCAGGCTGGATATATTCGTATGCCGAATTTGTTTTGGAACTGGTATTTCAAACAATTGTTcattctctcctttccttcccctccctaaAGTGATTCTTTTGTTATCTTCTTTATCTACTGAATTATTATCTCCATGAAAATGTGAAGCCTATTGTACATACTGGTTCTATAAAACCAATAGATTTGTAGCCAAACCTGGAGACAAAGGATTTAGCCAATAAAAGAACAAGGGATGCAGGTTAAATGCTTCGCTGTTGCTGTAGAAGGCAAATGGCTTTCAGAAGATGCAGACTGAACATTAGTACACAATGCCCTTGGAAAGAAAGGGAGGTAGCATGTCATTGCAATTTGAACATGTTATCAAAATTTTTCTTGAGTAAAGATGAGACAAGTAGTAATGAGACTTCAAAAGATTAAAAGTTGCATACAAACatccttttgatttaaaaaacctAAATACAGTATGTAGTTTTAAGAGTACATTTTCCTgaggtaaatttatttttttgtaaaaaaatacgttaaaaaaaaatctaaaaagagtTGGAAGTGAAAAGCATGAAGAATTAGGTATAgctacatgaaaaaataatttctgtaccTCTTCAGTTGCGTATCAAGAAATGTCTGTATATCCCACAGATTAAAATCTTAATTCCATTTTATATTTGACTTACCTAACATGGCAATATGCTAATATCCACCCCTCTTCAATTAACATCAGCTTCTCTTCTTTAAAGCTCATGTTCAAATCTATGCCATAAGCTCCATATACATGAACTAGAAGTGGTTTCCTGTGTAGCTCTTTAGAATTCATATTATGAAAAACTGTAATTGGCACCGAAGTTTCATCCTGGAAATGAAGGAGTATTTTACAATAAAGGACATTTCAGAAATCTCAATGACACATGGCAATGAAAacttcaattatttattttaaaatgtgtttttttgattacagtaatttttttcacttagaaTGTACAAAGCACTCTTGAAAAATAAAGCGAGAGACTGAACCTCTGCTGTGTAGGCTTACAGATGCAGAGTATAAAATTCATTTAAGTGCAACACCTGAGGAGCTTTTAAACTACCCAAGCACCCAAGTCTTCCTTCCCCCTTTAACACCGAGAATATCTATTATTAACAAAATAGTTTACCACTTACTGCAGCACAAACTCTTTATTAACATCTCCAATTTTTTAAACTTAGGCTgtttaaacttttctttcttgatCTATACTGTGCAGCTGGTTGTGGGGGTGCTCTTTTCAACAGCTGGCATCTTTTTCATTTGCCATGGAGAGTACGATACCGCAAATCAACTAGCAATTCTAAGTTATACTATACCAAGATTCTTGACTCATCGTGTACTGTTATCCCCTCTAGCATACCCAggttaatggggaaaaaaaaatatcttatcacgactttttcttgttcttctctaTAGCACTGAAGAAAACACCCACTGTTTAGTAACTATAGCACCAGCTGctctttacattttttaaatctccaTTCCCtgccaaatgcattttctttaaatgggtggggaggaaggggagaataAAGGGAATGggaaaaggactgaaaaatctTACCTTGCTTTTAGCTAGTAAACGTGTAGTGTGACAATTCGTAATAATTGGTACCTCTTGCACAGCTTGTTCaatgagattattttctttaaatgaatatGCAAAACGCTTAGGGGGGTGTACTGGGGAGGTGAGCTGAAAATAGCAAGTGCTGGTGGTATGCTCAGGATGAGATTCCAATTCAAATTCACAGGCCCATGTAGGTAGCTgagaaaacacagtatttcaAGTAAGACCATTACACCGCTTCTGTGAATTTTGCCTAGTGTGTCCTTCAGAGGAAAAGACTTTGAATATCAGGCTAATTATCTTCAGCTTGTATGTAGCataatctgtatttcttttaaattcagtaatGAAACAGTCAAAAAATGAAAGACTTTGGCAAACTTTTCCCCTAAGGCCACTGGAGAAAGtttaacaatgaaataaaaaagaaaaagaaatccaaattcagtttaaaatgggCATTAGtgcagattttgtttttaaattaaaacattctttgaaatgattctgcattgtttttattttttagatccTGTTTCCCCTCTGATTTCCAGTCCTCCTTCAACATGTTACGCAGCCAAGTCCATGTCAGTTGTTAAGCTTTTGCTGTGAGTTAGCTCAGTAATGCTAAGCCACTGAAAACCCCTGCCTCTTAACTTTGTTCCTAGTGCCAGCCATTGTGAAGAACAAAACCTTTTCCTGGCACATTCACCCTCAGACACTTACTGCTATTATATTTAAGATTTTTAACTCTGCTAGGAATAAAAGAAATCAAGATTCATTCTTTGAGAGCAGCAGGGACATAGTCAAGCCCTCTGCCAGGCCACTACTTACTTGGGTTAGATTGCCAGAGACTTCTGAAATGGCAGCAAAAGTCCAAGTTCTCCAGAGCAACTGTAGACCCTTTCTGAATAAATAAACTACGaccattttcaaaaatgaaggGTTCAGAGACCATACAGTGTACTTTGTTGAAAACCTTTTTCTGTAGCAGTTGTATAGAATGCAGCATTGGTAGCTTGTCGCAATAAACTTGTGAATAGTTCAGATATTGTATTTTTCAGGCAAACAAATCAATTAGATATTTTATCTGAATGGTCTAAAGAAATGATGGTTTTGAATTGAGTCCCTTTGTTTTTAATCCACCAGTATTTAGCAACAActagagaagggaagaaatactTTGCACAGATTGTACTGCAGTATTAACTCTTCCCATTTACTATGGGACAGTGTTCATACTTGCCTTCTGTATGTTCTGATCTCCCTCTGTGGGAGGGCCAGGCTTATTTCCGTTATTACACTGATGAGTGTAACTAAAAATAGGCCCAGTAAAACCAAGTAGAGTGTTTAGGGAATCAAGTCCTATTTTACATTACAAATCAGCTGTATTGTAAAGAGTTTGACTGCAATAAGTTGAAGAAAGAACCCGCTCATAGGATGGCTGCTCTCTAACTTTCTAAGTGCTGCCATAAGCCACCAGATGAAATCCTAAAGAACAGCCCCAGGTAATACAATTGGTCATAATGACAAACTTAGCAGTATTATAGTTTCCAAACCACTTCTAATCTTggaatttatctttcttttcattataacattatgttaaaaaaaaaaaaaaaagaaatagcactgGAAAGATATAAAGATATTATGCTGCTTAAGCCAAACTAAAACATACCTTTATTGACTGAACTGAatgtgaaacaaaagaaatcacGTTTAAGTACAGATGACCAGCATTCTTCAGGAACATAATACAGCGATCACTGAACATCTCCAAGTCTActagtttggttttcttttccagtgcatAAACTAACTGCCAGTTCTCCATGCCACTAGAAGCAACTGGTGCCTTCATCaactataaaaacaaaaaacaaccttgCATTACTAAGATGTAATAAGAGTTACAGATGAGATGTACAGACATACAGGTGATCTCATGCAatatttttactgcaaaaaatTATTAGTTTGTATTGAGGGGGGCGTTGCCTGACTAAAACTGGTGGTTTTTAAACTCTCTTTCCTTGGGCAGAATGGAAGAACAATTCAGTAATGTTTGGAAATATAAGTTCAATTCTTGTAGATTAATCTATAGAAGATTTTCAGGCAGTTGTTAAGCATTTTCTGCGTGGCCAGCAGAACTGTAGGTGGCTTAATTATATACACTGAGATCACCAACTTAAAATTTAATATAGGGGAAATGACTGTTAAAGCATACTCGTTTCTCGATGTTGCCAAAGGAGTTAGAATCAAATTACCATGCTACAGGTGAGACTCCATGTACTACTATCAGTCTTTCAATCCGTGCAGCGCTCTATGTAATTctcttaaattatttcagtaagcTGTGAAGCACAGAACTAAAAGCCAGCCTTACTATTTCTATATGATCTGCAACAGGTATCTGAATGAATCCTATGAATCTTGTTATCAGTTAAAATTACCTTATATTCTGCAGGTTCTCCGTATGTAGTAAGAATATATAACTCGTCATTTCTGTGCTCAATATGGTAAATGAGCCCTTTTGTTCGTGCTTGTACAAGAGCAGGTAACCTAAAAGGATGTCTACAGTCAACCAGCCAAACTTCCGAGGTTGTCTTGCTGTTGCTGTTGATAGTGAGAAAATGCCTATCTTTTGTGCAATAGATGTCCACAAAGAATCTAAaaggaaataataacaaaaaaaaagcttaaacttgatattactattttaaaaatgcattggtTGTTTCAGAGTCATGGGCTTCCACCTGCAAGGTAAGAAACAGCATGCCTGTAAGCAGGCTGGGGAAATTCCAGACTACTTGGTTACCAAACCCACTCCTACTGCATTTATTCTGGGATTCAAAAACCCACAATCTTGTGTGTGAAACCTGAAATCTGCAAGGAAAGCAGTTCAGTTGTTGCCCAACTGAATTCAGGTTTTTGCACCACTGAGACAGACTGGAAGCTCACTGATGTATATAGGCTTTAAAATTCAGGCAAAAGGTAGAACTTTTTATTGAGCTCGtaaccctatttaaaaaaaaaactcgtAACAGataattaaattgaaattaataaaGGCCATCATGTGGGAAATGCAATaacaaaaggaaagcaggagCTATTATAAATCGATAAAAAGCCTAAGTGCTACTGACTTAACTTTGTCTGAAGGAAGTAAGacaaaaaagactattttttaaaaaaagtacagagACCTATATGAGGCCCACTGAGGACAGTGTTGCAGTGATAAAGCTGGAAACTAGGAACTGGTTTTGGAACTATCTAAGAAACTAGGAACTATCTACTGGTTTTAAATGCTTCTAAAatccagaaacagaaaacagaatgatAACCAGTGGCTGGATGGCTGGATATTAGACAAGTTCAGGCTGAAATTCAGATTCAAACTTCTATGAGTCATCCTAATTAATTGGAATGTCACATCTTGGGACAGAGCAGTTTCTTTGCCATTTTGAATCTTTAAGACTGGATGTCTCTAAAGGCAAAACTGTCCAACACAAAGATCCAGAAGGTTTCATCAAGAAATTGCAGGGTTGAGTACTGTAATCTGCATCATACAGATCAGATACATGACTGCAATAATGATCCCTCTAGACTTCAAAATATTTGACTGGTGAAGGAAAGGATGCTTTAGATACCATTTTCAGTGCCTTTAATTATTTGCAGGTGGAGGAACTCCAATTTTTTTGGTActattgtttttttctaattgcaCCCTCCTGACATCTTTAGGAGGACAGGCACAGTGGGGGATCTAAAGTCTGCAAAGAATCAGCCTCCTGCCTCTCTAATACACACGAATTTGGCAAGAGTGCGGCACTGCATTCAGcagagattccaacagttcagcTCTGCTAACCTTACCTCTAAGAGAGTCAAGCTGAAAGGCAGGTCATAACTTCTCCCCAAGGACTCTGACCTTgatattacaatttttttttgtctttttagctttttttttttaaggaagtcgAGAAATTTTAAGCTTCtaaaaaagatatatatttgATTGCATCTAAAAGAGCTGGTTAGATGTAGAATGGAACTGCTCAATGGCAATATAAAAGAATGTCTTGCCATCTCCAATGAACAAGTGAGTTCTGCTATGAGCTGCAATAGCACATGAACCTTTAGAGTAAGTTTCTAGTAGATTTACTGTAATGACTATGACCTTCAGAATTATGCCAACAGTTTCCCTGTGGGGGAGTGTCAGGTCAGTGCAACTTgattttccaaaagtatgcatcAAATGCAGCTGGAACAAAAGGATCTTATTTACTCCATCTCAGttgaggattttttccttttttttttttttttttaagatgaaagtaTAATTGAAATTTCTTTACTTAGTATGTAACTTGAATTAAGAATAATCACAAACATTTATGGAATGCTGTGTAAAACTACCACATGCTACATGGCTGAAAAAACTAGTTCTGCACTCAATTTAGCAAGAGCTTTCTTGTCTTCCTAAACCCCTGCTTA contains:
- the PREPL gene encoding prolyl endopeptidase-like isoform X6 codes for the protein MKVGTTCVGLRNLLQGLSFSVKYYSKHNHLQTVCLYSKIKHQKCHILDCSGGTCTHRTVPPGSIVPWRFFSCKQAGTKIPSKRKQNTSITTSAHLYKDLLKSEQENWNDISEGYKAMTKRIKEKLEELHNKCMFNSGSPRIRFGENVYFEENGCIFLSKGDDVDEGNVDILFSTEDLGFSDAFIQRIRISPDQRYMAISLKSDNSEEATCVIMKLGHFPAVEEVIPSVFSFEWATNDVLYYTSQKNLKCQNVFVTTFTNQKHTELVYTEQDARFFVDIYCTKDRHFLTINSNSKTTSEVWLVDCRHPFRLPALVQARTKGLIYHIEHRNDELYILTTYGEPAEYKLMKAPVASSGMENWQLVYALEKKTKLVDLEMFSDRCIMFLKNAGHLYLNVISFVSHSVQSIKLPTWACEFELESHPEHTTSTCYFQLTSPVHPPKRFAYSFKENNLIEQAVQEVPIITNCHTTRLLAKSKDETSVPITVFHNMNSKELHRKPLLVHVYGAYGIDLNMSFKEEKLMLIEEGWILAYCHVRGGGELGLSWHKDGCQQNKLKGLHDLKACITLLHELGFSQPKYTALAAASAGGVLAGALCNADPELIRAMVLQAPFVDVLNTMMKTHLPLTIEEQEEWGNPLADEKCMKYIKSYCPYQNIKTQCYPSVFITAYENDQRIPLAGVLRYVQKLRKAVLDHASNTNKKGTTEILSVQKAELSIPKQLTSPLTFSLVHSMSSDHKLHCSRKLDP
- the PREPL gene encoding prolyl endopeptidase-like isoform X1 — its product is MKVGTTCVGLRNLLQGLSFSVKYYSKHNHLQTVCLYSKIKHQKCHILDCSGGTCTHRTVPPGSIVPWRFFSCKQAGTKIPSKRKQNTSITTSAHLYKDLLKSEQENWNDISEGYKAMTKRIKEKLEELHNKCMFNSGSPRIRFGENVYFEENGCIFLSKGDDVDEGNVDILFSTEDLGFSDAFIQRIRISPDQRYMAISLKSDNSEEATCVIMKLGHFPAVEEVIPSVFSFEWATNDVLYYTSQKNLKCQNVFVTTFTNQKHTELVYTEQDARFFVDIYCTKDRHFLTINSNSKTTSEVWLVDCRHPFRLPALVQARTKGLIYHIEHRNDELYILTTYGEPAEYKLMKAPVASSGMENWQLVYALEKKTKLVDLEMFSDRCIMFLKNAGHLYLNVISFVSHSVQSIKLPTWACEFELESHPEHTTSTCYFQLTSPVHPPKRFAYSFKENNLIEQAVQEVPIITNCHTTRLLAKSKDETSVPITVFHNMNSKELHRKPLLVHVYGAYGIDLNMSFKEEKLMLIEEGWILAYCHVRGGGELGLSWHKDGCQQNKLKGLHDLKACITLLHELGFSQPKYTALAAASAGGVLAGALCNADPELIRAMVLQAPFVDVLNTMMKTHLPLTIEEQEEWGNPLADEKCMKYIKSYCPYQNIKTQCYPSVFITAYENDQRIPLAGVLRYVQKLRKAVLDHASNTNKKAITSFIVPGNWIPNIILDIQANGSHCDSSWEDSLNEVARHLAFLNKELEVCHLQQHMKSCKQLINTLTT
- the PREPL gene encoding prolyl endopeptidase-like isoform X5; its protein translation is MKVGTTCVGLRNLLQGLSFSVKYYSKHNHLQTVCLYSKIKHQKCHILDCSGGTCTHRTVPPGSIVPWRFFSCKAGTKIPSKRKQNTSITTSAHLYKDLLKSEQENWNDISEGYKAMTKRIKEKLEELHNKCMFNSGSPRIRFGENVYFEENGCIFLSKGDDDEGNVDILFSTEDLGFSDAFIQRIRISPDQRYMAISLKSDNSEEATCVIMKLGHFPAVEEVIPSVFSFEWATNDVLYYTSQKNLKCQNVFVTTFTNQKHTELVYTEQDARFFVDIYCTKDRHFLTINSNSKTTSEVWLVDCRHPFRLPALVQARTKGLIYHIEHRNDELYILTTYGEPAEYKLMKAPVASSGMENWQLVYALEKKTKLVDLEMFSDRCIMFLKNAGHLYLNVISFVSHSVQSIKLPTWACEFELESHPEHTTSTCYFQLTSPVHPPKRFAYSFKENNLIEQAVQEVPIITNCHTTRLLAKSKDETSVPITVFHNMNSKELHRKPLLVHVYGAYGIDLNMSFKEEKLMLIEEGWILAYCHVRGGGELGLSWHKDGCQQNKLKGLHDLKACITLLHELGFSQPKYTALAAASAGGVLAGALCNADPELIRAMVLQAPFVDVLNTMMKTHLPLTIEEQEEWGNPLADEKCMKYIKSYCPYQNIKTQCYPSVFITAYENDQRIPLAGVLRYVQKLRKAVLDHASNTNKKGNWIPNIILDIQANGSHCDSSWEDSLNEVARHLAFLNKELEVCHLQQHMKSCKQLINTLTT
- the PREPL gene encoding prolyl endopeptidase-like isoform X2, whose translation is MKVGTTCVGLRNLLQGLSFSVKYYSKHNHLQTVCLYSKIKHQKCHILDCSGGTCTHRTVPPGSIVPWRFFSCKAGTKIPSKRKQNTSITTSAHLYKDLLKSEQENWNDISEGYKAMTKRIKEKLEELHNKCMFNSGSPRIRFGENVYFEENGCIFLSKGDDVDEGNVDILFSTEDLGFSDAFIQRIRISPDQRYMAISLKSDNSEEATCVIMKLGHFPAVEEVIPSVFSFEWATNDVLYYTSQKNLKCQNVFVTTFTNQKHTELVYTEQDARFFVDIYCTKDRHFLTINSNSKTTSEVWLVDCRHPFRLPALVQARTKGLIYHIEHRNDELYILTTYGEPAEYKLMKAPVASSGMENWQLVYALEKKTKLVDLEMFSDRCIMFLKNAGHLYLNVISFVSHSVQSIKLPTWACEFELESHPEHTTSTCYFQLTSPVHPPKRFAYSFKENNLIEQAVQEVPIITNCHTTRLLAKSKDETSVPITVFHNMNSKELHRKPLLVHVYGAYGIDLNMSFKEEKLMLIEEGWILAYCHVRGGGELGLSWHKDGCQQNKLKGLHDLKACITLLHELGFSQPKYTALAAASAGGVLAGALCNADPELIRAMVLQAPFVDVLNTMMKTHLPLTIEEQEEWGNPLADEKCMKYIKSYCPYQNIKTQCYPSVFITAYENDQRIPLAGVLRYVQKLRKAVLDHASNTNKKAITSFIVPGNWIPNIILDIQANGSHCDSSWEDSLNEVARHLAFLNKELEVCHLQQHMKSCKQLINTLTT
- the PREPL gene encoding prolyl endopeptidase-like isoform X3 — its product is MKVGTTCVGLRNLLQGLSFSVKYYSKHNHLQTVCLYSKIKHQKCHILDCSGGTCTHRTVPPGSIVPWRFFSCKQAGTKIPSKRKQNTSITTSAHLYKDLLKSEQENWNDISEGYKAMTKRIKEKLEELHNKCMFNSGSPRIRFGENVYFEENGCIFLSKGDDDEGNVDILFSTEDLGFSDAFIQRIRISPDQRYMAISLKSDNSEEATCVIMKLGHFPAVEEVIPSVFSFEWATNDVLYYTSQKNLKCQNVFVTTFTNQKHTELVYTEQDARFFVDIYCTKDRHFLTINSNSKTTSEVWLVDCRHPFRLPALVQARTKGLIYHIEHRNDELYILTTYGEPAEYKLMKAPVASSGMENWQLVYALEKKTKLVDLEMFSDRCIMFLKNAGHLYLNVISFVSHSVQSIKLPTWACEFELESHPEHTTSTCYFQLTSPVHPPKRFAYSFKENNLIEQAVQEVPIITNCHTTRLLAKSKDETSVPITVFHNMNSKELHRKPLLVHVYGAYGIDLNMSFKEEKLMLIEEGWILAYCHVRGGGELGLSWHKDGCQQNKLKGLHDLKACITLLHELGFSQPKYTALAAASAGGVLAGALCNADPELIRAMVLQAPFVDVLNTMMKTHLPLTIEEQEEWGNPLADEKCMKYIKSYCPYQNIKTQCYPSVFITAYENDQRIPLAGVLRYVQKLRKAVLDHASNTNKKAITSFIVPGNWIPNIILDIQANGSHCDSSWEDSLNEVARHLAFLNKELEVCHLQQHMKSCKQLINTLTT
- the PREPL gene encoding prolyl endopeptidase-like isoform X4 produces the protein MKVGTTCVGLRNLLQGLSFSVKYYSKHNHLQTVCLYSKIKHQKCHILDCSGGTCTHRTVPPGSIVPWRFFSCKQAGTKIPSKRKQNTSITTSAHLYKDLLKSEQENWNDISEGYKAMTKRIKEKLEELHNKCMFNSGSPRIRFGENVYFEENGCIFLSKGDDVDEGNVDILFSTEDLGFSDAFIQRIRISPDQRYMAISLKSDNSEEATCVIMKLGHFPAVEEVIPSVFSFEWATNDVLYYTSQKNLKCQNVFVTTFTNQKHTELVYTEQDARFFVDIYCTKDRHFLTINSNSKTTSEVWLVDCRHPFRLPALVQARTKGLIYHIEHRNDELYILTTYGEPAEYKLMKAPVASSGMENWQLVYALEKKTKLVDLEMFSDRCIMFLKNAGHLYLNVISFVSHSVQSIKLPTWACEFELESHPEHTTSTCYFQLTSPVHPPKRFAYSFKENNLIEQAVQEVPIITNCHTTRLLAKSKDETSVPITVFHNMNSKELHRKPLLVHVYGAYGIDLNMSFKEEKLMLIEEGWILAYCHVRGGGELGLSWHKDGCQQNKLKGLHDLKACITLLHELGFSQPKYTALAAASAGGVLAGALCNADPELIRAMVLQAPFVDVLNTMMKTHLPLTIEEQEEWGNPLADEKCMKYIKSYCPYQNIKTQCYPSVFITAYENDQRIPLAGVLRYVQKLRKAVLDHASNTNKKGNWIPNIILDIQANGSHCDSSWEDSLNEVARHLAFLNKELEVCHLQQHMKSCKQLINTLTT